The following proteins are co-located in the Lentibacillus sp. JNUCC-1 genome:
- a CDS encoding gas vesicle protein GvpG has protein sequence MLFKLFTAPMHLVKKVGEKVQEEADQELYDLNTIQRKLVELQTMYELGEVSEQAYEQQEAELMDRYEIAKQKELEQWEELTKQKDEDDT, from the coding sequence ATGTTATTCAAATTGTTTACAGCGCCGATGCATCTCGTTAAGAAGGTCGGAGAAAAAGTTCAGGAAGAGGCAGATCAGGAACTTTATGACTTAAATACGATCCAACGTAAATTGGTTGAGCTGCAAACGATGTACGAACTCGGTGAAGTGTCTGAACAAGCATATGAACAGCAAGAAGCAGAGCTCATGGACCGCTATGAAATTGCAAAACAAAAGGAACTGGAGCAATGGGAAGAATTGACGAAACAAAAGGATGAAGATGACACATGA
- a CDS encoding GvpL/GvpF family gas vesicle protein, with the protein MMETTEAGIYIFCGVQLEEEKDFGSITVEETDRNIFTIHFKDAAMVAAEVPMKIYKPSKENLMMHQNVITKVMNTCDTVIPISFGNVFKTKEDVAVLLENLYPQSSELFPKIKGKIEVGLKVIGKKDWLEEQVQQKPEIGAIASTVHSKSEAAGYYDRIKLGEAAQKMITSLQQNIQTDIYQPLEAYAEAAVLNDPIGERMLLNASFLIDKEREAEFDEQVNIAHDQWQDKVDFQYTGPWPAYNFINIRLTVEET; encoded by the coding sequence ATAATGGAAACAACAGAGGCAGGGATTTATATATTTTGCGGCGTCCAGCTGGAAGAAGAAAAAGATTTCGGATCGATTACTGTAGAAGAAACAGATCGAAACATCTTCACCATCCATTTCAAAGATGCCGCAATGGTTGCTGCAGAAGTTCCGATGAAAATTTACAAACCGTCTAAAGAAAATCTGATGATGCACCAAAATGTGATTACTAAAGTGATGAACACGTGTGACACCGTTATTCCAATCAGCTTTGGGAATGTGTTTAAAACCAAAGAAGACGTCGCTGTCTTGCTGGAGAATCTGTATCCGCAGTCTTCGGAGCTGTTTCCGAAGATTAAAGGCAAGATAGAAGTTGGCTTGAAAGTGATCGGCAAAAAAGATTGGCTCGAGGAACAGGTGCAGCAAAAGCCGGAAATAGGTGCCATCGCAAGCACTGTTCACAGCAAGTCAGAAGCAGCCGGGTATTATGATCGAATTAAGCTTGGTGAAGCGGCCCAGAAGATGATTACAAGTCTGCAGCAAAATATCCAAACAGACATTTACCAGCCTCTGGAAGCCTATGCAGAGGCAGCGGTATTGAACGATCCGATTGGAGAACGGATGCTTTTAAATGCTTCATTCTTAATTGACAAGGAACGTGAAGCTGAATTCGATGAACAGGTGAACATCGCCCATGATCAATGGCAAGATAAAGTGGATTTTCAATATACGGGCCCTTGGCCGGCGTATAACTTTATCAACATCCGTCTTACCGTCGAGGAAACGTAA
- the gvpN gene encoding gas vesicle protein GvpN, which translates to MSFLQDTAHTQPNQLIQDEETKQLLSRSLSYLKTGYPVHFTGPAGTGKTTLALALARKKRRPVMLIHGNHELNNRDLIGDFTGYTSKKVVDQYVRTVYKKDETVTESWQNGRLLEAAMNGYTLVYDEFTRSRPTTNNIFLSILEENIIPLYGTKSTKPFERVHPSFSIIFTSNPAEYAGVYQAQDALWDRLITIPIPDLKAEQEAKLIAEKCEVDPEEANEITRIVRKLRTSCEKSQQPGPSLRASLMIGQLAQEEDILIDGKDEDFQQLCLDILNYTLSLCMDSDAPLQEAEELIVKTCKNPEAS; encoded by the coding sequence ATGAGTTTTTTACAAGATACTGCACACACACAACCAAACCAGCTCATTCAAGATGAAGAAACGAAGCAACTGCTGTCCCGCTCTCTTAGCTATCTGAAGACGGGGTACCCTGTGCATTTCACTGGGCCTGCCGGGACAGGCAAAACCACACTTGCTTTGGCTCTTGCCCGCAAGAAGAGAAGGCCTGTGATGCTCATTCACGGCAATCACGAGCTGAACAACCGCGACCTGATCGGGGATTTTACAGGGTACACAAGCAAGAAAGTGGTCGATCAATATGTCAGAACCGTTTATAAAAAAGATGAAACTGTCACAGAATCATGGCAAAATGGGCGTCTGCTTGAAGCGGCTATGAATGGCTACACGCTTGTGTATGATGAATTCACCCGTTCAAGACCAACGACCAATAATATCTTCTTGTCTATATTGGAAGAGAATATTATTCCGCTCTACGGAACCAAATCAACCAAGCCATTTGAACGTGTGCACCCATCATTTTCGATCATATTCACAAGCAACCCAGCTGAGTATGCCGGGGTGTATCAGGCCCAGGATGCGCTATGGGACAGGCTGATTACCATTCCCATTCCGGATTTGAAAGCTGAACAAGAAGCTAAGCTGATCGCTGAAAAATGTGAAGTGGACCCGGAAGAAGCCAATGAAATTACTCGCATCGTCAGAAAGCTGAGAACGTCGTGTGAAAAGTCGCAACAACCCGGGCCGAGCTTAAGGGCTTCGCTGATGATCGGCCAGCTTGCTCAGGAAGAGGATATTCTCATTGATGGTAAGGATGAAGACTTTCAACAGTTATGTCTTGATATTTTAAACTATACATTGAGCTTATGTATGGACAGTGATGCGCCGTTACAAGAAGCAGAAGAATTGATTGTGAAAACATGTAAAAACCCAGAAGCAAGTTAG
- the gvpO gene encoding gas vesicle protein GvpO, translated as MAIKEVMDNVNAFFSEHVAPPHKITAVEEAEDGGWQLTVEVIEEKEYMKRYAKDEMLGIYDVKMNKDKEVTSFKRQEIRYRSKIDN; from the coding sequence ATGGCAATTAAAGAAGTGATGGACAATGTGAATGCGTTTTTTTCCGAACATGTCGCCCCTCCGCACAAGATTACCGCTGTTGAGGAAGCTGAAGACGGCGGCTGGCAGCTGACAGTGGAAGTGATCGAGGAAAAGGAATACATGAAGAGGTATGCAAAAGACGAAATGCTGGGTATTTATGATGTGAAAATGAACAAAGACAAAGAAGTCACTTCATTTAAGCGGCAGGAGATCCGTTACCGCAGTAAAATCGACAATTGA
- the gvpJ gene encoding gas vesicle protein GvpJ has protein sequence MAVQKSTDSSSLAEVIDRILDKGIVIDAYARVSVVGIEILTVEARVVIASVDTWLRYAEAVGLLRDDVEEEGLPMQQNERNAQFSI, from the coding sequence GTGGCTGTACAAAAATCAACAGACAGTTCAAGTTTGGCAGAAGTCATCGACCGTATTCTTGATAAGGGTATCGTCATTGATGCCTATGCAAGGGTATCTGTAGTTGGTATTGAAATTTTAACAGTAGAAGCAAGAGTGGTTATAGCCAGTGTGGATACATGGTTGCGCTATGCTGAAGCTGTTGGGCTTTTGAGAGATGACGTGGAAGAAGAAGGACTTCCGATGCAACAGAATGAACGAAACGCACAGTTCAGTATCTAA
- the gvpQ gene encoding gas vesicle protein GvpQ produces the protein MGAGPVKKTVGKLAKKAVEKAPDELKEKAKEEAQKQSAEKVEEKIQAKAGQASEKLEEKKEDNADKAHDAAEKAKEKTQDALLTLKDKLSNLKEAGEEFQEKVSSSDKSKDKVKGVHDIKGVSNIKSATNIKGPADVKKSSDIKSSNDIKKVGS, from the coding sequence ATGGGCGCGGGGCCTGTAAAGAAAACCGTTGGGAAGCTGGCAAAGAAAGCTGTTGAGAAAGCGCCGGACGAACTGAAAGAAAAAGCCAAGGAAGAAGCTCAGAAGCAATCCGCTGAGAAAGTTGAAGAGAAGATCCAGGCTAAAGCTGGACAAGCCTCTGAGAAACTGGAAGAAAAAAAGGAAGACAATGCTGATAAAGCACATGATGCAGCCGAAAAGGCCAAAGAAAAGACCCAAGATGCTTTACTGACATTGAAAGACAAACTCAGCAATTTAAAAGAAGCCGGAGAAGAATTTCAGGAAAAGGTTTCTTCTTCTGATAAAAGTAAAGATAAGGTGAAAGGCGTCCACGATATTAAAGGTGTTTCAAATATCAAAAGCGCCACAAATATTAAAGGCCCTGCTGATGTGAAAAAGTCGTCAGATATCAAATCTTCCAATGATATCAAGAAGGTCGGCTCATAG